A DNA window from Zonotrichia albicollis isolate bZonAlb1 chromosome 2, bZonAlb1.hap1, whole genome shotgun sequence contains the following coding sequences:
- the PLEKHB1 gene encoding pleckstrin homology domain-containing family B member 1, translating to MALVKSGWLWRQSSILRRWKRNWFVLYLDGSLVYYHDETQRDMDGRIHIKYSCRDVRIGRECKDVQPPEGRSRECLLTVVLRDGSKTTLCAESEDDAVAWKMAVLEAKSTPVHVYDPYDDDYYQTVPLDSHQAAYISSGHYGPQYGAPGVTHVIVREDPYRVSGDQMALGLLAGAATGAALGSFMWMPCWF from the exons ATGGCGCTGGTGAAGAGCGGTTGGCTTTGGCGCCAGA GCTCCATCCTGCGCCGCTGGAAGAGGAACTGGTTCGTGCTCTACCTGGACGGCAGCCTGGTTTACTACCACGACGAGACGCAGCGGGACATGGACGGCCGGATCCACATCAAGTACAGCTGCCGGGACGTGCGGATCGGCCGCGAGTGCAAAG ACGTGCAGCCGCCCGAGGGGAGGAGCCGCGAGTGCCTGCTGACCGTGGTGCTGCGGGACGGCTCCAAGACCACGCTGTGTGCCGAGAGCGAGGACGACGCCGT TGCTTGGAAGATGGCCGTGCTGGAGGCTAAATCCACCCCG GTGCACGTGTACGACCCCTACGACGACGACTACTACCAGACGGTGCCCCTGGACTCGCACCAGGCCGCCTACATCAGCTCCGGCCACTACGGCCCCCAGTATGGAG CTCCCGGGGTGACCCACGTCATCGTGCGCGAGGATCCCTACCGCGTCTCCGGGGACCAGATggcgctggggctgctggcCGGGGCCGCCACCGGCGCCGCCCTGGGCTCCTTCATGTGGATGCCCTGCTGGTTTTAG